The following proteins are encoded in a genomic region of Notolabrus celidotus isolate fNotCel1 chromosome 19, fNotCel1.pri, whole genome shotgun sequence:
- the LOC117831196 gene encoding cingulin-like protein 1 isoform X6 → MQGKTEQGNNMESELDTNKHPESPSEDEPTTPKVVTSGQNPKYQLFLNNETKTNGVSGRDADGPVEGGPVGENGPKLSRLDPPRLGMNHFRGSLESLSSRDWDTNSDRVSFFENNSRPFHSPYSTSMDYNPSHRMSEFKPGLSPATSELNLYSFNSRSTSPVGLPSHNSRPRYSAYDSLMRRRTEMNNPQQQQQMPQMMNTHYSVRSNTVGSSPNRKDYIEELTKQLDACQKRNQFLEAESVEMDKERNQIRFEMRNLLVNNEDLLRTNTQLNNEMKRLREQMVEIDREKQSIGERFREMEIEVKEAREVMVEANNQEYAFNFLQQSLQTQLKDAEESLEKEQQHTQSLSEKLWRVERQLEELEFDQGTKSKKTSELNSTIERLETELAEAMLVSSQATSELNLQQKLRDDGQLRVEELEESLLEKEQELLRLQTLVNRLQGEVSGKLIDKERTLEEEIQLRERIQLQCKQAERAVEDLQMELHTTNQSKEDVSKQLKQAQEKMIDLETDLEELHDSEQRWAAKHKRAIEQTEQLQLKLIQEKDLNDLLETDKAGMERQLRELRLEVEELQSSRVQEDVISRAETRVKELENSLRTEERNKSVLANSVSKLERKINELSDQMEEEHRIANEQKELMAQRIRSLKRQVNEAEEEASRKEAQYRHTQRELAEERETSGRLQRQMLDQQTKRMESLNIRQTLDSLRLDLSVDDEDEDQPKEEETAGTVTKV, encoded by the exons GAGTCTGAATTAGATACAAACAAGCACCCAGAAAGCCCGTCAGAAGACGAGCCCACCACGCCCAAAGTCGTGACCAGTGGCCAGAACCCGAAATATCAGCTGTTCCTCAACAACGAGACGAAGACCAATGGGGTGAGCGGCAGGGATGCAGATGGTCCGGTAGAAGGCGGGCCGGTTGGGGAAAATGGCCCCAAGCTCTCCCGGCTGGACCCACCCCGGCTTGGGATGAACCACTTTCGAGGGTCCCTCGAGTCCCTGTCCTCACGGGACTGGGACACTAATTCTGATAGG GTGAGCTTTTTTGAGAACAATTCCAGGCCGTTCCACAGCCCGTACTCCACCTCCATGGATTACAACCCCTCACACCGCATGTCTGAGTTCAAG CCGGGACTGTCTCCCGCCACCTCAGAGCTGAACCTCTACAGCTTCAACAGTCGCAGCACCAGCCCAGTGGGCCTGCCCTCTCACAACTCCCGTCCTCGATACTCTGCCTACGACTctctgatgaggaggaggaccgAGATGAACAACCCT cagcagcagcagcagatgccACAGATGATGAACACCCACTACAGTGTGCGCTCTAACACAGTGGGATCTTCACCCAATAGAAAGGACTACATAGAGGAGTTGACCAAGCAGCTGGACGCCTGTCAGAAG cgTAACCAGTTCCTGGAGGCAGAGAGTGTTGAGATGGATAAAGAGAGGAACCAGATCAG GTTTGAGATGCGCAACTTGCTGGTGAACAACGAGGACCTGCTGAGGACCAACACTCAGCTGAACAATGAGATGAAGAGGCTGAGAGAGCAGATGGTAGAGATCGACAGAGAGAAACAATCCATCGGCGAGAGATTTAGAGAGATGGAG ATTGAGGTGAAGGAGGCCCGGGAGGTGATGGTGGAAGCCAACAATCAGGAGTACGCCTTCAACTTCCTGCAGCAGTCACTTCAAACCCAGCTGAAGGATGCTGAG gagagtctggagaAGGAACAGCAGCACACCCAGAGTCTCTCTGAGAAGCTGTGGCGTGTAGAGAgacagctggaggagctggagttTGACCAAGGCACCAAATCCAAGAAGACATCTGAGCTCAACAGCACCATCGAAAGACTGGAGACAGAG CTGGCTGAGGCCATGCTGGTGTCTTCGCAGGCCACATCAGAGCTGAACCTGCAGCAGAAGCTGCGTGATGATGGCCAGTTGAGGGTGGAAGAGCTGGAGGAGTCTCTGCTGGAGAAGGAGCAAGAGCTGCTGAGGCTGCAGACCCTCGTCAACAGACTGCAGGGAGAG GTTTCTGGTAAACTGATCGATAAGGAGCGGACGCTGGAGGAAGAGAtccagctgagagagaggatCCAGCTGCAGTGTAAGCAGGCTGAGAGAGCGGTGGAGGACCTCCAAATGGAGCTGCATACCACCAACCAGAGCAAGGAGGATGTGTCCAAACAACTCAAACAGGCTCAG GAGAAGATGATCGACCTGGAGACCGACCTAGAGGAGCTGCATGACAGCGAGCAGAGATGGGCCGCCAAGCACAAGAGAGCTATCGAACAG ACCGAGCAGCTGCAGCTGAAGCTGATCCAGGAGAAAGATCTGAACGACCTGCTGGAAACTGACAAGGCCGGCATGGAGAGACAG CTGCGTGAGCTGCGtctggaggtggaggagcttCAGAGCTCCAGAGTTCAGGAGGATGTCATCTCCAGAGCGGAGACTCGAGTCAAAGAGCTGGAGAACTCTCTGAGGACTGAGGAGAG gAACAAATCTGTTCTGGCAAACTCCGTCAGCAAACTGGAGAGGAAGATCAACGAGCTCAGCGACCAGATGGAGGAGGAGCACAGGATAGCTAATGAGCAGAAAGAACTG ATGGCCCAGAGGATCCGCTCTCTGAAGCGCCAGGTGAACGAGGCCGAAGAGGAGGCGAGCAGGAAGGAGGCGCAGTACCGCCACACCCAGAGAGAGCTGGCTGAGGAGAGGGAGACGAGCGGCCGTCTGCAGAGGCAGATGCTCGACCAGCAGACAAA GCGTATGGAGTCTCTGAACATCCGTCAGACTCTGGACAGCCTGAGGTTGGACTTAAGTGTCGACGATGAAGACGAGGATCAGCCGAAGGAGGAAGAGACAGCAGGCACAGTCACCAAAGTCTAA
- the LOC117831196 gene encoding cingulin-like protein 1 isoform X4, which translates to MQGKTEQGNNMQAIESSSPKSPLSVHQPVIKDETNEIRKASQKSSAVLTRNSNLRRAGSIKDLISKFSGPEHASAPQSPSSGSQKSPFAEPLGSPKSKMSLTTLSSVGQDKSPVPSICVTPPVRQNSQNRADSAQSGTKTNQITARIDCPLGDGSEKTEAKRKTQTTDSSRDSVADSGMGSESELDTNKHPESPSEDEPTTPKVVTSGQNPKYQLFLNNETKTNGVSFFENNSRPFHSPYSTSMDYNPSHRMSEFKPGLSPATSELNLYSFNSRSTSPVGLPSHNSRPRYSAYDSLMRRRTEMNNPQQQQQQMPQMMNTHYSVRSNTVGSSPNRKDYIEELTKQLDACQKRNQFLEAESVEMDKERNQIRFEMRNLLVNNEDLLRTNTQLNNEMKRLREQMVEIDREKQSIGERFREMEIEVKEAREVMVEANNQEYAFNFLQQSLQTQLKDAEESLEKEQQHTQSLSEKLWRVERQLEELEFDQGTKSKKTSELNSTIERLETELAEAMLVSSQATSELNLQQKLRDDGQLRVEELEESLLEKEQELLRLQTLVNRLQGEVSGKLIDKERTLEEEIQLRERIQLQCKQAERAVEDLQMELHTTNQSKEDVSKQLKQAQEKMIDLETDLEELHDSEQRWAAKHKRAIEQTEQLQLKLIQEKDLNDLLETDKAGMERQLRELRLEVEELQSSRVQEDVISRAETRVKELENSLRTEERNKSVLANSVSKLERKINELSDQMEEEHRIANEQKELMAQRIRSLKRQVNEAEEEASRKEAQYRHTQRELAEERETSGRLQRQMLDQQTKRMESLNIRQTLDSLRLDLSVDDEDEDQPKEEETAGTVTKV; encoded by the exons CAAGCGATCGAGTCTTCTTCCCCCAAATCAcctttaagtgttcatcagcCCGTCATCAAAGATGAGACCAATGAAATCAGGAAAGCCAGTCAGAAGTCATCCGCAGTCCTGACCCGCAATTCAAACCTGCGCCGAGCCGGCAGCATTAAAGACCTGATCAGTAAATTCTCTGGACCAGAGCATGCCTCTGCTCCACAGAGCCCTTCCTCTGGATCCCAAAAGTCTCCCTTTGCTGAGCCTCTTGGGTCCCCAAAGTCCAAGATGAGCCTGACTACACTGAGCAGTGTTGGACAAGACAAGAGTCCAGTCCCCAGCATCTGTGTGACTCCACCAGTCAGGCAAAACAGTCAGAATAGGGCTGACTCAGCTCAGAGTGGAACCAAAACGAATCAGATCACTGCGAGGATTGATTGTCCGCTAGGAGACGGCAGTGAGAAGACTGAGGCaaagaggaaaacacaaaccacaGACTCTAGTAGAGATTCGGTTGCTGACTCCGGTATGGGATCG GAGTCTGAATTAGATACAAACAAGCACCCAGAAAGCCCGTCAGAAGACGAGCCCACCACGCCCAAAGTCGTGACCAGTGGCCAGAACCCGAAATATCAGCTGTTCCTCAACAACGAGACGAAGACCAATGGG GTGAGCTTTTTTGAGAACAATTCCAGGCCGTTCCACAGCCCGTACTCCACCTCCATGGATTACAACCCCTCACACCGCATGTCTGAGTTCAAG CCGGGACTGTCTCCCGCCACCTCAGAGCTGAACCTCTACAGCTTCAACAGTCGCAGCACCAGCCCAGTGGGCCTGCCCTCTCACAACTCCCGTCCTCGATACTCTGCCTACGACTctctgatgaggaggaggaccgAGATGAACAACCCT cagcagcagcagcagcagatgccACAGATGATGAACACCCACTACAGTGTGCGCTCTAACACAGTGGGATCTTCACCCAATAGAAAGGACTACATAGAGGAGTTGACCAAGCAGCTGGACGCCTGTCAGAAG cgTAACCAGTTCCTGGAGGCAGAGAGTGTTGAGATGGATAAAGAGAGGAACCAGATCAG GTTTGAGATGCGCAACTTGCTGGTGAACAACGAGGACCTGCTGAGGACCAACACTCAGCTGAACAATGAGATGAAGAGGCTGAGAGAGCAGATGGTAGAGATCGACAGAGAGAAACAATCCATCGGCGAGAGATTTAGAGAGATGGAG ATTGAGGTGAAGGAGGCCCGGGAGGTGATGGTGGAAGCCAACAATCAGGAGTACGCCTTCAACTTCCTGCAGCAGTCACTTCAAACCCAGCTGAAGGATGCTGAG gagagtctggagaAGGAACAGCAGCACACCCAGAGTCTCTCTGAGAAGCTGTGGCGTGTAGAGAgacagctggaggagctggagttTGACCAAGGCACCAAATCCAAGAAGACATCTGAGCTCAACAGCACCATCGAAAGACTGGAGACAGAG CTGGCTGAGGCCATGCTGGTGTCTTCGCAGGCCACATCAGAGCTGAACCTGCAGCAGAAGCTGCGTGATGATGGCCAGTTGAGGGTGGAAGAGCTGGAGGAGTCTCTGCTGGAGAAGGAGCAAGAGCTGCTGAGGCTGCAGACCCTCGTCAACAGACTGCAGGGAGAG GTTTCTGGTAAACTGATCGATAAGGAGCGGACGCTGGAGGAAGAGAtccagctgagagagaggatCCAGCTGCAGTGTAAGCAGGCTGAGAGAGCGGTGGAGGACCTCCAAATGGAGCTGCATACCACCAACCAGAGCAAGGAGGATGTGTCCAAACAACTCAAACAGGCTCAG GAGAAGATGATCGACCTGGAGACCGACCTAGAGGAGCTGCATGACAGCGAGCAGAGATGGGCCGCCAAGCACAAGAGAGCTATCGAACAG ACCGAGCAGCTGCAGCTGAAGCTGATCCAGGAGAAAGATCTGAACGACCTGCTGGAAACTGACAAGGCCGGCATGGAGAGACAG CTGCGTGAGCTGCGtctggaggtggaggagcttCAGAGCTCCAGAGTTCAGGAGGATGTCATCTCCAGAGCGGAGACTCGAGTCAAAGAGCTGGAGAACTCTCTGAGGACTGAGGAGAG gAACAAATCTGTTCTGGCAAACTCCGTCAGCAAACTGGAGAGGAAGATCAACGAGCTCAGCGACCAGATGGAGGAGGAGCACAGGATAGCTAATGAGCAGAAAGAACTG ATGGCCCAGAGGATCCGCTCTCTGAAGCGCCAGGTGAACGAGGCCGAAGAGGAGGCGAGCAGGAAGGAGGCGCAGTACCGCCACACCCAGAGAGAGCTGGCTGAGGAGAGGGAGACGAGCGGCCGTCTGCAGAGGCAGATGCTCGACCAGCAGACAAA GCGTATGGAGTCTCTGAACATCCGTCAGACTCTGGACAGCCTGAGGTTGGACTTAAGTGTCGACGATGAAGACGAGGATCAGCCGAAGGAGGAAGAGACAGCAGGCACAGTCACCAAAGTCTAA
- the LOC117831196 gene encoding cingulin-like protein 1 isoform X5: MQGKTEQGNNMESELDTNKHPESPSEDEPTTPKVVTSGQNPKYQLFLNNETKTNGVSGRDADGPVEGGPVGENGPKLSRLDPPRLGMNHFRGSLESLSSRDWDTNSDRVSFFENNSRPFHSPYSTSMDYNPSHRMSEFKPGLSPATSELNLYSFNSRSTSPVGLPSHNSRPRYSAYDSLMRRRTEMNNPQQQQQQMPQMMNTHYSVRSNTVGSSPNRKDYIEELTKQLDACQKRNQFLEAESVEMDKERNQIRFEMRNLLVNNEDLLRTNTQLNNEMKRLREQMVEIDREKQSIGERFREMEIEVKEAREVMVEANNQEYAFNFLQQSLQTQLKDAEESLEKEQQHTQSLSEKLWRVERQLEELEFDQGTKSKKTSELNSTIERLETELAEAMLVSSQATSELNLQQKLRDDGQLRVEELEESLLEKEQELLRLQTLVNRLQGEVSGKLIDKERTLEEEIQLRERIQLQCKQAERAVEDLQMELHTTNQSKEDVSKQLKQAQEKMIDLETDLEELHDSEQRWAAKHKRAIEQTEQLQLKLIQEKDLNDLLETDKAGMERQLRELRLEVEELQSSRVQEDVISRAETRVKELENSLRTEERNKSVLANSVSKLERKINELSDQMEEEHRIANEQKELMAQRIRSLKRQVNEAEEEASRKEAQYRHTQRELAEERETSGRLQRQMLDQQTKRMESLNIRQTLDSLRLDLSVDDEDEDQPKEEETAGTVTKV, encoded by the exons GAGTCTGAATTAGATACAAACAAGCACCCAGAAAGCCCGTCAGAAGACGAGCCCACCACGCCCAAAGTCGTGACCAGTGGCCAGAACCCGAAATATCAGCTGTTCCTCAACAACGAGACGAAGACCAATGGGGTGAGCGGCAGGGATGCAGATGGTCCGGTAGAAGGCGGGCCGGTTGGGGAAAATGGCCCCAAGCTCTCCCGGCTGGACCCACCCCGGCTTGGGATGAACCACTTTCGAGGGTCCCTCGAGTCCCTGTCCTCACGGGACTGGGACACTAATTCTGATAGG GTGAGCTTTTTTGAGAACAATTCCAGGCCGTTCCACAGCCCGTACTCCACCTCCATGGATTACAACCCCTCACACCGCATGTCTGAGTTCAAG CCGGGACTGTCTCCCGCCACCTCAGAGCTGAACCTCTACAGCTTCAACAGTCGCAGCACCAGCCCAGTGGGCCTGCCCTCTCACAACTCCCGTCCTCGATACTCTGCCTACGACTctctgatgaggaggaggaccgAGATGAACAACCCT cagcagcagcagcagcagatgccACAGATGATGAACACCCACTACAGTGTGCGCTCTAACACAGTGGGATCTTCACCCAATAGAAAGGACTACATAGAGGAGTTGACCAAGCAGCTGGACGCCTGTCAGAAG cgTAACCAGTTCCTGGAGGCAGAGAGTGTTGAGATGGATAAAGAGAGGAACCAGATCAG GTTTGAGATGCGCAACTTGCTGGTGAACAACGAGGACCTGCTGAGGACCAACACTCAGCTGAACAATGAGATGAAGAGGCTGAGAGAGCAGATGGTAGAGATCGACAGAGAGAAACAATCCATCGGCGAGAGATTTAGAGAGATGGAG ATTGAGGTGAAGGAGGCCCGGGAGGTGATGGTGGAAGCCAACAATCAGGAGTACGCCTTCAACTTCCTGCAGCAGTCACTTCAAACCCAGCTGAAGGATGCTGAG gagagtctggagaAGGAACAGCAGCACACCCAGAGTCTCTCTGAGAAGCTGTGGCGTGTAGAGAgacagctggaggagctggagttTGACCAAGGCACCAAATCCAAGAAGACATCTGAGCTCAACAGCACCATCGAAAGACTGGAGACAGAG CTGGCTGAGGCCATGCTGGTGTCTTCGCAGGCCACATCAGAGCTGAACCTGCAGCAGAAGCTGCGTGATGATGGCCAGTTGAGGGTGGAAGAGCTGGAGGAGTCTCTGCTGGAGAAGGAGCAAGAGCTGCTGAGGCTGCAGACCCTCGTCAACAGACTGCAGGGAGAG GTTTCTGGTAAACTGATCGATAAGGAGCGGACGCTGGAGGAAGAGAtccagctgagagagaggatCCAGCTGCAGTGTAAGCAGGCTGAGAGAGCGGTGGAGGACCTCCAAATGGAGCTGCATACCACCAACCAGAGCAAGGAGGATGTGTCCAAACAACTCAAACAGGCTCAG GAGAAGATGATCGACCTGGAGACCGACCTAGAGGAGCTGCATGACAGCGAGCAGAGATGGGCCGCCAAGCACAAGAGAGCTATCGAACAG ACCGAGCAGCTGCAGCTGAAGCTGATCCAGGAGAAAGATCTGAACGACCTGCTGGAAACTGACAAGGCCGGCATGGAGAGACAG CTGCGTGAGCTGCGtctggaggtggaggagcttCAGAGCTCCAGAGTTCAGGAGGATGTCATCTCCAGAGCGGAGACTCGAGTCAAAGAGCTGGAGAACTCTCTGAGGACTGAGGAGAG gAACAAATCTGTTCTGGCAAACTCCGTCAGCAAACTGGAGAGGAAGATCAACGAGCTCAGCGACCAGATGGAGGAGGAGCACAGGATAGCTAATGAGCAGAAAGAACTG ATGGCCCAGAGGATCCGCTCTCTGAAGCGCCAGGTGAACGAGGCCGAAGAGGAGGCGAGCAGGAAGGAGGCGCAGTACCGCCACACCCAGAGAGAGCTGGCTGAGGAGAGGGAGACGAGCGGCCGTCTGCAGAGGCAGATGCTCGACCAGCAGACAAA GCGTATGGAGTCTCTGAACATCCGTCAGACTCTGGACAGCCTGAGGTTGGACTTAAGTGTCGACGATGAAGACGAGGATCAGCCGAAGGAGGAAGAGACAGCAGGCACAGTCACCAAAGTCTAA